The Tolypothrix sp. NIES-4075 DNA window TACCCCGAAAGGTTTGGATGAGCGGGAAGCGCAAATCTGGGAAGGTTTGGAAGATTATGTAAAATTGATTCGCGGCAAGTCTGTATTCTTCATGGGTGATAACTTGCTGGAAGTCTCTCTAGCGCGGTTCCTGGTGCGCTGCGGGATGACTGTTCAGGAAATCGGCATCCCCTACATGGACAAGCGCTATCAAGCTGCTGAGTTAGCTTTCTTGGAGAAAACTTGTCAGGAAATGGGTTCACCCCTGCCTTCTATTGTTGAGAAGCCGGATAATTACAATCAGCTTCAGCGGATTTATGAGTTGAAGCCTGATTTGGTGATTACTGGGATGGCTCACGCTAATCCGTTGGAAGCACGGGGAATTAATACTAAGTGGTCTGTGGAGTTCACTTTTGCTCAAATTCACGGCTTTACAAATGCGCGGGATATTTTAGAGTTGGTGACTCGTCCGTTGCGTCGGAATAACAACTTGAAAGATTTGGGTTGGGATAAGTTGGTGAGGGAAGACGCTAAGGTTTAGGGTTTTTATTGAGCGAGATTATGTTAAGTTAGGCGGACTTTTGTTCGCCTTTTTTGTAAGAACCGCAGAGGACGCAGAGAGAAAAGAGCGCTCTATACTTCTACAAAACTCGCAACTGGCAATAAAAAATAATCCATTAGAAAAAATTGAACCATTAGAGTAAATTATATTAAAAGACATTATAGAAGTTATCCCCCAAGATAAATATCAACTAGTTCTAAAGTTTGAAGATGGACAAAAAGGTATTGTTAATGTTAACCAAGGAAATCGAGTTTACGGGAGTTTTTCAACCTTTAAAAGATTTAGACTATTTTATAATAGTTAAAGTTAACCCTGAATGGTCATTGGATGAATACAGCGGATTGCAGGTTCATGAAGTACAGTAGCAACAGTCTGTAAACCAATTTTTTAGATGTTTGGGATTAATCAAATCAAGAGCGGTCGCAATCAGAATATCAACCATTTTTGTTGTGGTTGGAGAGAATTGACGTAAAAAAGCTTTAAGTTGCGACCACCAAAGTTCAATCGGATTAAAATCCGGAGAATATGGTGACATATAAAGAACACTGGCACCCATTGATTGAATCAATGGTTCAATTGAAGCTACTTTGTGAGATGGCACATTATCCATAACAACTACAGCACCTGCCCATAATTGAGGGAGCAAACATTTTTGGATAAACACCTCAAATGCATTTCCATCCATTGAGCCATTCATCGTCATGACAGCTAAAACTTTTTTTAAGCTGATGGCTCCAATAACCGTTACTTTTGCACCGCGATAAAATGGTTTTAAATCATACACTCTTTGACCATAGGGGCTGCGAGCATGAGTTCGTGTTAAACCAAGTAAAACACCCATCTCATCAATGAAAACCAAGTTTTCTGGGTCTATGGCTTTCACTTTTTCCCAAAATTCACACCTGAGCTTTTGGACTCTTTCCGTGGCACATTGGCTACTACGTAGCGTCTTTTTTTTTGTGTCAAATTTTGTCTTTGCAACGCGCGGCACATAGCACTAGTACTTACCCATTTATCGTAAGCTTGTCCCCAATATTCACAATATTCAGATAAAGTTGCATCTGGATATTTTTCTACCATTTGAGCTAGCTCAATTTCATGTTTATCCAAATCACTCTTCATTCCTCCACCTTGTTTTTGTGGTTTTACATGACCTTGAGTTTTTTTGAGTAAAAGTAACCTTTGTACAAAAGCCTTACTGACATCGAACCTAGAAGCTATTTTTCTAATTGATGTATCGCCTTGAGAGTAAGCGTTAATTATTTTTTCTCGAAAGTCGATGG harbors:
- a CDS encoding IS630 family transposase, translated to MPRVAKTKFDTKKKTLRSSQCATERVQKLRCEFWEKVKAIDPENLVFIDEMGVLLGLTRTHARSPYGQRVYDLKPFYRGAKVTVIGAISLKKVLAVMTMNGSMDGNAFEVFIQKCLLPQLWAGAVVVMDNVPSHKVASIEPLIQSMGASVLYMSPYSPDFNPIELWWSQLKAFLRQFSPTTTKMVDILIATALDLINPKHLKNWFTDCCYCTS
- a CDS encoding helix-turn-helix domain-containing protein, which translates into the protein MKAYSIDFREKIINAYSQGDTSIRKIASRFDVSKAFVQRLLLLKKTQGHVKPQKQGGGMKSDLDKHEIELAQMVEKYPDATLSEYCEYWGQAYDKWVSTSAMCRALQRQNLTQKKRRYVVANVPRKESKSSGVNFGKK